Proteins from a genomic interval of Puniceicoccaceae bacterium:
- a CDS encoding glutaredoxin encodes MKEKAVIYRMMTSDHLCPWGIKGVDLLKRHGYSVEDRALRTRDEDRQFKEKHKVDETPQIWIGEKHIGGYDALREYLGLGPDPREGETYQPVIAIFAVTFAMALSASWASLGGFDLIRFVEWFIAFSMCVLGIQKLRDLQSYTNGFIQYDLLAQRYVPYAVLYALIETLGGVFMIAGVLTSIIAPIVLVATGVGAISIVKAVYIEKRDLKCACVGGGSDVPLGFISLTENLMMMAMAIWMLLK; translated from the coding sequence ATGAAAGAAAAAGCAGTTATTTATCGCATGATGACCTCCGACCACCTTTGTCCATGGGGGATCAAAGGAGTCGATTTGTTGAAACGCCACGGTTATTCCGTCGAGGATCGAGCACTTCGCACCCGCGACGAAGACCGGCAATTCAAGGAAAAGCACAAGGTCGATGAGACTCCCCAGATTTGGATCGGAGAAAAGCACATTGGCGGTTATGATGCCCTGCGCGAGTATTTGGGACTCGGCCCCGACCCGCGTGAAGGTGAAACCTACCAGCCTGTGATTGCCATCTTCGCGGTTACCTTCGCAATGGCACTCTCTGCAAGTTGGGCCAGTCTGGGCGGGTTTGATCTGATTCGCTTCGTCGAGTGGTTCATCGCGTTTTCGATGTGTGTTCTTGGTATTCAAAAGCTTCGGGACCTGCAATCGTACACCAACGGATTCATCCAGTATGACCTACTGGCCCAGCGCTATGTGCCGTATGCGGTTCTCTATGCGCTCATCGAAACCCTTGGTGGGGTATTCATGATCGCGGGAGTGCTGACATCGATCATTGCGCCGATTGTGCTCGTGGCGACCGGCGTCGGAGCGATCTCCATCGTCAAAGCGGTGTACATCGAAAAACGTGACTTGAAATGTGCCTGTGTCGGAGGGGGCAGTGACGTTCCACTAGGATTTATTTCCCTCACTGAAAACCTGATGATGATGGCGATGGCCATCTGGATGCTTTTGAAATGA
- a CDS encoding efflux RND transporter periplasmic adaptor subunit, with product MNKKIILLTTLPALMTLVLGLAIGKFVFSGHSNQSEAQTTHSASLGDEPSIWTCSMHPQIQQPEPGDCPICGMDLIPLEQDGDSHDEPRVLRMSEASRALAEIQTTAIVQDFPEVETQLVGKLEYDQTREQSLSARFPARIEELYVNFTGMRVKAGEHLAKVYSPDLLAAQRELLVAHRADPDSSITRSAREKLRLWDLLPGQIEEILERGEASDHFVLKAPIGGVVVEQQVKEGDYVTLGQPLFRIVDLSTLWAQLDAFESDLPWLRYGQNVDFSVESFPGDTFHGSIAFIEPEVDRRTRTVPIRVNVPNAEGKLKPGMLIRASVAVRLAGEGEVYAPEFAGKWISPMHPEIVKDEPGQCDVCGMDLVPAETLGFVDEKRPEAPLLVPASAVLRTGRRAVVYVEKPDADRPTYEGREIVLGPRAGEVFLVASGLQVGDRVVTKGAFKIDSALQIQAKPSMMNPAGGDSAPGHSHSDAGDRHLEAEPSKTDMPEVEIAGELAPQLIEAYLAMQSALAADELQSAQNQAEAMMKLTGHDGALPMLLHEMLAADSLDRFRKPHFERLSNAMIAAVRENPKAFEGEWLVMHCPMVYGDRGADWLQAEEPLQNPYFGAMMLRCGEVIETIPQHPASHAEHGS from the coding sequence ATGAATAAAAAAATCATTCTGCTCACCACCCTGCCTGCGCTCATGACGCTTGTTCTGGGTCTGGCCATCGGCAAATTTGTCTTTTCGGGCCATTCGAATCAATCCGAAGCGCAGACGACCCACTCTGCCAGTCTCGGTGATGAACCGAGCATCTGGACCTGTTCCATGCACCCCCAAATTCAGCAACCGGAGCCGGGGGATTGCCCGATATGTGGCATGGATCTGATTCCATTGGAGCAGGATGGGGATTCGCACGACGAACCTCGCGTCCTGCGAATGAGTGAGGCATCCCGCGCTCTGGCTGAGATCCAGACCACTGCGATTGTACAGGATTTTCCTGAGGTCGAAACGCAACTGGTCGGGAAACTGGAGTATGATCAAACCCGCGAACAATCCCTTTCTGCCCGTTTCCCGGCCCGGATCGAGGAACTCTACGTCAATTTTACGGGCATGCGAGTCAAGGCAGGGGAGCATCTGGCCAAGGTTTACAGCCCCGATCTGCTTGCTGCCCAACGCGAACTGCTGGTCGCCCATCGCGCAGATCCCGATAGTTCCATTACGCGCTCTGCCAGGGAGAAGTTGCGCCTGTGGGATTTGTTACCGGGGCAAATCGAGGAGATTCTTGAGCGCGGAGAAGCGTCGGATCATTTTGTGCTCAAGGCACCCATTGGGGGCGTTGTGGTAGAGCAGCAGGTGAAAGAGGGTGACTATGTGACGCTCGGGCAGCCGTTGTTCCGCATTGTCGACCTCTCGACCCTGTGGGCGCAGTTGGATGCCTTTGAATCGGACCTGCCTTGGCTGCGCTATGGACAGAACGTGGATTTCAGCGTGGAGTCGTTTCCGGGTGATACGTTTCATGGCAGCATTGCCTTTATTGAACCCGAAGTGGATCGTCGCACCCGCACCGTGCCCATACGGGTGAACGTACCAAATGCAGAGGGGAAACTGAAGCCGGGCATGTTGATCCGTGCAAGCGTTGCCGTGCGACTGGCCGGTGAGGGTGAGGTGTATGCTCCGGAGTTTGCCGGAAAATGGATCAGCCCGATGCACCCGGAGATCGTGAAGGATGAACCGGGGCAATGCGATGTTTGCGGTATGGATCTGGTTCCTGCAGAGACTCTCGGTTTTGTCGATGAAAAGAGGCCTGAAGCCCCCTTGCTGGTTCCTGCCTCAGCGGTCTTGCGCACAGGCAGGCGGGCGGTGGTATATGTGGAAAAGCCCGATGCGGATCGACCTACCTATGAGGGGCGGGAGATTGTTTTGGGTCCGCGAGCAGGGGAAGTCTTTCTAGTGGCGAGCGGACTGCAGGTGGGTGATCGTGTCGTCACCAAGGGTGCGTTCAAAATTGACAGCGCGCTGCAAATCCAGGCCAAGCCCAGCATGATGAATCCGGCTGGCGGCGACTCTGCACCGGGTCATTCACACAGCGATGCCGGAGACAGGCACCTTGAAGCGGAACCATCGAAGACGGACATGCCTGAGGTGGAGATTGCAGGCGAGTTGGCACCGCAGCTGATCGAAGCCTATCTGGCCATGCAGTCGGCACTGGCTGCAGATGAGTTGCAGAGCGCTCAAAACCAGGCTGAAGCCATGATGAAGCTTACTGGTCATGATGGAGCACTTCCGATGCTGCTGCACGAAATGCTGGCTGCCGACAGTTTGGATCGATTCCGCAAACCCCACTTTGAGCGGCTATCAAACGCGATGATTGCTGCCGTCAGGGAAAATCCAAAAGCTTTTGAGGGGGAATGGTTGGTGATGCATTGCCCCATGGTTTATGGGGATCGGGGTGCCGACTGGCTACAGGCTGAAGAACCCCTTCAAAACCCTTATTTTGGTGCCATGATGCTGAGGTGTGGTGAGGTGATTGAAACCATCCCGCAACATCCTGCATCCCACGCAGAGCACGGATCCTGA
- a CDS encoding TolC family protein has protein sequence MTSTIMRLCCLVLLSGGVSTVNVSFAESDWESTNRSLVDYLEQALSTNPQLHAVEQRYRASAQRIPQASALPDPTLQVTHFVESIQTRNGPQESTFMLSQRLPWFGKREYQRSAAFADAQALHHLYQDQQLLLVQRVSQAFYEYAYLGKAIDLTRENRDLLMKLEPVVEAKVQGGAAINELLRLKVEIGKMEDRLQSLRQERITRSAQLAELLTLEMRSLISWPEWQAPSPLQVNRDDLQAAVRANHPRLKAMELRIQSADARRERARLERYPDVSVGLNYARIGDPSVSPVPASAGKDAWGVSLSLNLPIWTEKNNAAEAEALAVQRSSENERIQQENALITLLNTTLAKLENAQRQLILYGDELLGLAEQAAENSRAAYEGGIMGILEVIDSERSLLEFQLYYWRAAADVWQHRVMLQTLANEPILGTFDATHQHE, from the coding sequence TGGGAATCGACAAATCGATCCCTGGTCGACTACCTCGAGCAGGCCCTTTCGACGAACCCACAACTCCACGCTGTTGAGCAGCGTTATCGCGCTTCAGCACAACGCATCCCACAAGCGTCCGCATTGCCAGACCCCACCTTGCAGGTGACCCACTTTGTGGAGTCCATCCAGACCCGAAATGGCCCGCAAGAGAGCACGTTCATGCTCAGTCAGCGATTGCCATGGTTTGGGAAACGGGAATACCAGCGCAGTGCTGCATTTGCCGATGCGCAGGCCTTGCACCATTTGTATCAGGATCAGCAATTGTTGCTCGTTCAACGCGTATCCCAGGCGTTTTATGAATATGCCTACCTCGGGAAAGCCATCGACTTGACGCGTGAGAATCGCGACCTGCTGATGAAACTTGAACCGGTTGTGGAAGCGAAGGTTCAGGGTGGTGCTGCCATCAACGAACTCTTACGCCTCAAGGTCGAAATCGGAAAAATGGAGGATCGCCTGCAATCCCTCAGGCAGGAGCGCATCACCCGGTCTGCACAACTTGCTGAGCTGTTGACCCTGGAGATGAGATCCCTGATATCCTGGCCAGAGTGGCAGGCACCTTCCCCGTTGCAGGTGAATCGCGATGACCTGCAGGCAGCGGTGCGTGCCAATCACCCTCGGCTGAAAGCAATGGAGCTTCGAATCCAAAGTGCAGACGCCCGTCGGGAGCGCGCACGACTGGAGCGATACCCCGACGTTTCTGTAGGATTGAATTACGCCAGGATTGGAGATCCTTCGGTCAGTCCAGTTCCGGCATCTGCGGGTAAGGATGCCTGGGGAGTCTCGCTATCCCTCAACCTGCCAATCTGGACCGAGAAGAACAATGCCGCCGAGGCTGAAGCCCTTGCGGTTCAGCGTTCCAGTGAAAATGAACGAATCCAGCAGGAGAATGCGCTCATCACCCTGCTGAACACGACTCTGGCCAAACTGGAGAATGCCCAGCGCCAGCTCATCCTGTATGGAGACGAGTTGTTGGGTCTTGCCGAGCAGGCCGCTGAGAACAGCAGGGCCGCTTACGAGGGTGGAATCATGGGCATCCTTGAAGTGATCGACAGTGAACGCTCCCTTCTGGAATTCCAGCTGTACTACTGGAGAGCGGCTGCGGATGTCTGGCAACATCGCGTCATGCTTCAAACCCTGGCGAACGAACCCATCCTTGGAACTTTTGACGCAACGCATCAACATGAATAA